Proteins from one Balaenoptera musculus isolate JJ_BM4_2016_0621 chromosome 7, mBalMus1.pri.v3, whole genome shotgun sequence genomic window:
- the TNP1 gene encoding spermatid nuclear transition protein 1 — protein sequence MATSRKLKSHGVRKGKNRGPHKGVKRGGSKRKYRKGSLKSRKRCNDANRNSRSHL from the exons ATGGCCACCAGCCGCAAATTAAAGAGTCATGGCGTGAGGAAGGGCAAGAACCGAGGTCCTCACAAGGGAGTCAAGAGAGGTGGCAGCAAAAGAAAATACCGGAAGGGCAGTCTGAAGAGTAGAAAACGGTGCAATGACG CCAATCGCAATTCCCGCTCCCACTTGTGA